In Macrobrachium rosenbergii isolate ZJJX-2024 chromosome 48, ASM4041242v1, whole genome shotgun sequence, one DNA window encodes the following:
- the LOC136831663 gene encoding ribosomal RNA-processing protein 8-like, which translates to MAAGGVMEGCQANHWGTFGHSALRTVKIRTLKIRTENKDRENKDCENKDTENKDRENKDCENKDSENKDRENKDHENKDIENRTVKIRTVKIRAVKIRTVKIRTVKRMESAVSQTSQGVGHQRSKVTSLQVSLSQLGPLLLQPPPPSSSSSSSSSSSSSSSSACELEFVCSVD; encoded by the exons gctgtcaagccaatcactggggcactttcggccattcagctctcAGGACAGTGAAAATAAGGACTCTGAAAATAAGGACTGAAAATAAGGACCGTGAAAATAAGGACTGTGAAAATAAGGACACTGAAAATAAGGACCGTGAAAATAAGGACTGTGAAAATAAGGACAGTGAAAATAAGGACCGTGAAAATAAGGACCATGAAAATAAGGACATTGAAAATAGGACAGTGAAAATAAGGACCGTGAAAATAAGGGCAGTGAAAATAAGGACCGTGAAAATAAGGACcgtgaaaaga ATGGAGAGCGCAGTGTCACAAACATCTCAAGGCGTTG GACACCAGAGGTCAAAGGTCACCTCACTTCAGGTTTCTCTCAGCCAGTTAGgtcccctcctcctccagcctcctcctccttcctcctcctcctcctcctcctcctcctcctcctcctcctcctcctccgcttgtGAGCTAGAATTTGTTTGCTCAGTGgattaa